One Paucidesulfovibrio longus DSM 6739 genomic window carries:
- a CDS encoding response regulator gives MSKHILIVDDSKTVRNLVAFIMKKEGFRVTTAEDGLDGLEKLYGAGQVDLVVSDINMPRMDGLTFIKALREQDAYRDLPIVVLSTEGEEHDIDSAITIGANIYMVKPAQPEKLMRNVKMLLG, from the coding sequence ATGTCTAAACATATTCTGATCGTGGACGATTCAAAGACCGTGCGCAATCTGGTCGCCTTCATCATGAAGAAGGAGGGCTTCCGGGTGACCACGGCCGAGGACGGGCTGGACGGGCTGGAAAAGCTCTACGGCGCGGGCCAGGTGGATCTCGTCGTGTCGGACATCAACATGCCGCGCATGGACGGACTCACGTTCATCAAGGCGCTCCGGGAGCAGGACGCCTACCGCGATCTGCCCATCGTCGTGCTTTCCACCGAGGGCGAGGAGCACGACATCGATTCGGCCATCACCATCGGGGCGAACATCTACATGGTCAAGCCTGCCCAGCCGGAAAAGCTGATGCGAAACGTCAAAATGCTTTTGGGATAG
- a CDS encoding CheR family methyltransferase — translation MSSIFSKTISGDKDLKITEQEFRQLRDFVYGQCGIFIPDNRQYLMENRLSNRIKALNLKSFGEYFYFLQYDSDRRQEMGKLFEVITTNETSFFRNPPQIQVFQDTILPGLLAELRKKGRRRLRIWSAGCSTGEEPYTLAICIHRALGNELPLWDVRITANDLSARVVDAAKNGVYSSYALRTTPKDVIDQYFIQEERLFRIRPDVQRLVSFGQINLNERAQLKLVERSEVVFCRNVIIYFDEDMKRRVINAFYDNLVPDGYLFIGHSESLHNITRAFKPEHHPGAIIYKKLG, via the coding sequence ATGTCCTCGATTTTTTCCAAGACCATTTCCGGGGACAAGGATCTCAAGATCACGGAGCAGGAATTTCGGCAACTCAGGGATTTCGTCTACGGGCAATGCGGCATCTTTATTCCTGATAATCGTCAGTATTTAATGGAAAACAGGCTTTCCAACCGGATCAAGGCGCTGAACCTGAAGAGTTTCGGCGAGTATTTCTATTTTTTGCAGTACGACTCCGACCGGCGTCAGGAAATGGGCAAGCTCTTTGAGGTCATCACCACCAACGAGACCAGCTTTTTCCGCAATCCTCCGCAAATCCAGGTTTTCCAGGACACGATTTTGCCGGGATTGCTCGCGGAGCTGCGCAAGAAGGGCCGCAGGCGGCTGCGCATCTGGTCGGCGGGCTGTTCCACCGGGGAGGAACCCTACACCCTGGCCATCTGCATCCATCGGGCGCTCGGCAACGAGCTGCCGCTTTGGGACGTGCGCATCACGGCCAACGACCTTTCCGCGCGCGTCGTGGACGCGGCGAAGAACGGCGTCTATTCGAGCTACGCCCTGCGCACCACGCCCAAGGACGTCATCGACCAGTATTTCATCCAGGAGGAACGGCTGTTCCGCATCCGGCCGGACGTTCAGCGCCTCGTCTCCTTCGGGCAGATCAATCTCAACGAACGGGCCCAGCTCAAGCTCGTGGAACGTTCCGAGGTCGTCTTCTGCCGAAATGTGATCATCTACTTCGACGAGGACATGAAGCGGCGGGTGATCAACGCCTTCTACGACAACCTCGTGCCGGACGGCTATCTTTTCATCGGCCACTCCGAATCCCTGCATAACATCACCCGCGCCTTCAAGCCCGAGCACCATCCCGGCGCGATCATCTATAAAAAGCTCGGTTGA
- the dprA gene encoding DNA-processing protein DprA — MDLNKEFFACLALRHTPGLGPRTWKKILSAYDSAYEAVRDVRGWAALRLARRDQIEAAEREVWRADAEAEYRAARSRGMDPVTWNDPRFPQRLREIADPPLLLYAAGDAGLLAGPCVAVVGARKCTRHGLDAAARISTELSRMGLTVVSGLALGVDREAHLGGLSGVGSSVAVLGCGLDVRYPKGNGDLRAALEERGCVVSEFAPGTPPDGNNFPHRNRIISGLSMGVVVAEAAKRSGSLITARLAGEQGRDVFALPGPAGQAAFTGCHSLIREGAVLADSGEDVLRELRYQFGPELNGLPRSEPKGGERRIERIQAASLPPERAAAFGDERPQGPAPLPSERLSAPAPDPDSDPDGRAVWDRLGRDRVHIDELTRGLGWESARVSQTLLLLEMSGAVRQWPGMRYSRS, encoded by the coding sequence GTGGACTTGAACAAGGAATTTTTCGCCTGCCTCGCCCTGCGCCATACTCCCGGCCTGGGCCCCCGCACCTGGAAAAAAATCCTGTCCGCCTACGACAGCGCCTATGAAGCCGTGCGCGACGTGCGCGGCTGGGCTGCTCTGCGCCTTGCCCGCCGCGACCAGATCGAGGCTGCCGAGCGCGAGGTTTGGCGTGCCGATGCCGAGGCCGAGTACCGCGCTGCCCGCTCGCGCGGCATGGACCCGGTCACCTGGAACGATCCCCGTTTTCCGCAGCGCCTGCGGGAAATCGCCGACCCCCCTCTCCTGCTTTACGCCGCAGGCGACGCGGGCCTGCTTGCCGGACCCTGCGTGGCCGTGGTCGGGGCGCGCAAGTGCACGCGGCACGGCCTGGACGCGGCGGCCCGCATCAGCACGGAGCTGTCGCGCATGGGTTTGACGGTCGTTTCCGGACTGGCCCTGGGCGTGGACCGCGAAGCGCACCTGGGCGGCCTCTCCGGGGTGGGGTCTTCCGTGGCCGTGCTCGGCTGCGGGCTGGACGTGCGCTACCCCAAAGGCAACGGCGACCTGCGCGCGGCCCTGGAAGAGCGGGGCTGCGTGGTCTCGGAGTTCGCGCCGGGCACGCCGCCGGACGGCAATAACTTTCCCCATCGCAACCGGATCATCAGCGGCCTTTCCATGGGGGTGGTCGTGGCCGAGGCGGCCAAGCGCAGCGGCAGCCTGATCACGGCCCGGCTGGCGGGCGAGCAGGGGCGGGATGTTTTCGCGTTGCCCGGACCTGCCGGACAGGCGGCGTTTACGGGATGCCACAGCCTGATTCGCGAGGGAGCTGTCCTGGCCGATTCCGGCGAGGACGTATTGCGTGAGCTTCGCTATCAGTTCGGCCCGGAGTTGAACGGATTGCCGCGTTCGGAACCGAAAGGCGGGGAGAGGCGGATCGAGCGGATCCAGGCGGCGTCGCTGCCCCCGGAGCGCGCCGCCGCGTTCGGCGACGAACGGCCGCAGGGGCCGGCTCCCCTGCCTTCCGAGCGTTTATCCGCGCCTGCTCCCGACCCTGACTCCGATCCCGACGGAAGGGCGGTCTGGGATCGGCTCGGCAGGGACCGCGTGCACATCGACGAATTGACTCGCGGACTCGGATGGGAAAGCGCCCGCGTCAGTCAGACCCTGCTTTTGCTGGAAATGTCCGGCGCCGTGCGCCAATGGCCTGGGATGCGTTATTCGCGGTCCTGA
- the ybgF gene encoding tol-pal system protein YbgF: MKWISLPLLLGVLMLASGCAATSGTTQAASQEWRLQSLEESFLDFQEAQRQEAERSRAADAELAKRLARLEERVTAILGTGADLPPEQGDPGGMRMDGDDMRPGGATMAEPGADGMQPAEPRTPAVLSESMREPAPGGDTGMTGALPAPIKAGPESNEEKPWDDVPGPALEAKTRQPASSMSPPAALASRQSSSAASGTSAQTLYEQGLNLVRSGRAEQGRATLERFLKDYPANKLAPNAIYWIGESWYGQKNYPQAILSFKDVVTKYPKHPKSQAALLKIGMSYRNVGDKDNAVFYLRTLVDDHPGSEPAKMAEQLLREIPN; the protein is encoded by the coding sequence ATGAAATGGATTTCCCTTCCGCTGCTGCTCGGAGTGTTGATGCTGGCCTCAGGGTGCGCCGCCACCAGTGGAACCACGCAGGCAGCCAGCCAGGAATGGCGGCTGCAGAGCCTCGAAGAAAGCTTTCTCGACTTCCAGGAGGCCCAGCGCCAGGAAGCGGAGCGCTCGCGCGCGGCCGACGCGGAACTCGCCAAGCGTCTCGCCCGGTTGGAAGAGCGCGTCACGGCCATTCTCGGCACCGGAGCAGATCTGCCTCCCGAGCAGGGCGACCCCGGCGGCATGCGCATGGACGGCGACGACATGCGGCCGGGCGGCGCAACCATGGCGGAGCCGGGTGCGGACGGCATGCAGCCTGCCGAACCCAGGACGCCCGCGGTACTTTCCGAGTCCATGAGGGAGCCTGCTCCCGGAGGCGATACGGGCATGACAGGGGCCTTGCCCGCACCGATCAAGGCCGGTCCGGAGAGCAACGAGGAAAAGCCCTGGGACGACGTGCCCGGCCCGGCCCTGGAGGCCAAGACGCGTCAGCCCGCCTCTTCCATGTCCCCTCCTGCGGCTCTCGCCTCCAGGCAGAGCTCCTCCGCCGCTTCCGGGACTTCCGCCCAGACGCTCTACGAGCAGGGGCTCAACCTCGTCCGCTCCGGCCGCGCCGAGCAGGGACGAGCGACCCTGGAACGCTTCCTCAAGGATTATCCCGCCAACAAGCTCGCGCCCAACGCCATCTACTGGATCGGGGAGAGCTGGTACGGCCAGAAGAATTACCCCCAGGCGATTCTCTCCTTCAAGGACGTGGTCACCAAGTATCCCAAGCATCCCAAGTCGCAGGCCGCTTTGCTCAAGATCGGCATGTCCTACCGGAACGTCGGCGACAAGGACAACGCGGTCTTCTATCTGCGCACGCTCGTGGACGACCATCCCGGTTCCGAGCCCGCGAAGATGGCGGAACAGCTGCTGCGCGAAATTCCCAACTAG
- a CDS encoding DUF3859 domain-containing protein, which produces MRAMLSTLLLLAALSGAAAAGAASLVQLDLIDHGILASGDGLAGKEVRIAQRTERIPGREGLAFGVTFRLTGSKDGADVAYQTVISFRPARGAEDGSPRPRIAKTHHTRIGAEEALWHRLTKEQAAVPGQWLLRISQGGRVLLEKIFLVEPE; this is translated from the coding sequence ATGCGCGCAATGCTTTCCACTCTGCTGCTGCTCGCCGCACTTTCCGGCGCTGCGGCGGCCGGGGCGGCTTCGCTGGTCCAATTGGATCTCATCGATCACGGCATCCTGGCCAGCGGAGACGGGCTGGCCGGAAAAGAAGTCCGCATAGCCCAGCGCACAGAGCGGATCCCCGGCCGCGAAGGCCTGGCCTTCGGCGTGACCTTCCGCCTGACCGGTAGCAAGGACGGGGCGGACGTCGCCTACCAGACCGTCATCAGCTTCCGTCCTGCGCGCGGAGCCGAGGACGGCTCGCCGCGCCCGCGCATCGCCAAGACGCACCACACGCGCATCGGGGCCGAAGAGGCCCTCTGGCACAGGCTCACGAAGGAACAGGCCGCCGTGCCCGGACAGTGGCTCCTGCGCATCTCCCAGGGAGGGCGCGTGCTGCTGGAAAAGATTTTTTTGGTCGAACCGGAATAA
- a CDS encoding 2-hydroxyacid dehydrogenase: protein MTLPNVFVTRKIPENGLELLRSRAKVRVSDQDRPLTRQELLLAVREADGVIGLLSDRIDAEFFDAASRLRGYANYAVGYDNIDVAEATRRGIPVSNTPDVLTKATAELAWALIFAAARRVVETDGVMRSGLWPGWGPLQFIGADVSGKTLGIVGAGRIGTATAMMSRGFDMRVLYLESPSGRRNPALDDTLGAECVPFDRLLAESDFVSVHCPLTPDTRHLFDMDAFRKMKNSAVLVNTARGPVIKEDDLVRALRSGEIAAAGLDVYENEPRMAEGLAALSNAVLLPHVGSATRSSREAMADLAARNLLAMLSGQKPPTCLNPKVLGLS, encoded by the coding sequence ATGACCCTGCCGAACGTCTTCGTCACGAGAAAGATCCCTGAAAACGGCCTGGAACTGCTGCGGAGCCGGGCCAAGGTCCGCGTCAGCGACCAGGACCGCCCCCTGACCCGCCAGGAGCTGCTTCTGGCGGTGCGGGAAGCGGACGGCGTCATCGGCCTGCTCAGCGACCGCATCGACGCGGAATTCTTCGACGCGGCCTCCCGGCTGCGGGGCTACGCCAACTACGCCGTGGGCTACGACAACATCGACGTGGCCGAAGCCACCCGGCGCGGCATTCCCGTCTCCAACACCCCGGACGTGCTGACCAAGGCCACGGCGGAGCTGGCCTGGGCGCTGATCTTCGCGGCGGCGCGGCGCGTGGTGGAAACCGACGGCGTGATGCGTTCCGGACTCTGGCCGGGCTGGGGACCGCTGCAATTCATCGGCGCGGACGTCTCCGGCAAGACCCTGGGCATCGTGGGCGCGGGCCGCATCGGCACGGCCACGGCCATGATGTCGCGCGGGTTCGACATGCGCGTGCTCTACCTCGAATCCCCTTCGGGCCGCCGAAATCCCGCCCTGGACGACACGCTCGGCGCGGAGTGCGTCCCCTTCGACAGGCTGCTCGCGGAGTCGGACTTCGTGAGCGTCCACTGCCCGCTCACGCCGGACACGCGGCACCTGTTCGACATGGACGCCTTCCGCAAAATGAAGAACTCCGCCGTGCTCGTGAATACGGCGCGCGGTCCGGTGATCAAGGAAGACGATCTGGTGCGGGCGCTGCGCAGCGGCGAGATCGCCGCCGCAGGACTCGACGTGTATGAAAACGAGCCGCGCATGGCCGAAGGCCTTGCCGCCCTGTCCAACGCCGTGCTGCTGCCCCATGTGGGCTCGGCAACGCGCTCCTCGCGCGAGGCCATGGCCGATCTGGCCGCGCGCAACCTGCTGGCCATGCTTTCCGGCCAGAAGCCGCCCACCTGCCTGAATCCCAAAGTTCTGGGCTTATCCTGA
- a CDS encoding chemotaxis protein CheW, whose product MAHCKDGERRTAEGGAARAFAACYGLDPGAPAAGGLDAADDRALLDRLIAENDVELITFRLGGKMFALPIVVVQEVVRSEELTRLPSAPFYVPGVLNLRGRVTPVIRLRSLLGLTATPQEPDRFIVVCRHQGLQVGLLINAVAAMRRVPGKDFDLNVTAQLGDNAKYLLALVRAEGGLVSLLSIDRLTRGVLKKEGEADV is encoded by the coding sequence ATGGCGCATTGCAAGGACGGCGAACGAAGGACAGCGGAGGGCGGCGCGGCGCGGGCTTTTGCCGCCTGCTACGGGCTCGACCCCGGCGCTCCGGCCGCAGGCGGGCTGGACGCGGCGGACGACCGGGCGCTGCTGGATCGGCTGATTGCGGAAAACGACGTGGAACTGATCACCTTCCGCCTGGGCGGCAAAATGTTCGCCCTGCCCATCGTGGTCGTGCAGGAGGTCGTGCGCAGCGAGGAACTGACTCGGCTGCCCTCCGCGCCGTTCTACGTGCCCGGCGTGCTCAACCTGCGCGGGCGGGTGACGCCCGTGATCCGGTTGCGTTCGCTGCTGGGGCTGACCGCGACGCCCCAGGAACCGGACCGCTTCATCGTGGTCTGCCGTCACCAGGGGCTTCAGGTCGGCCTGTTGATCAACGCTGTCGCGGCCATGCGCCGCGTGCCCGGCAAAGATTTCGATCTCAACGTGACGGCCCAGCTCGGGGACAATGCGAAATATCTCTTGGCCCTGGTTCGGGCGGAAGGCGGGCTGGTCAGCCTGCTGTCCATCGACAGGTTGACAAGGGGCGTGCTGAAGAAGGAAGGAGAGGCGGATGTCTAA
- a CDS encoding chemotaxis protein CheA, with translation MSQEYMDPELLSDFFNEAKEHLETIEPNLLQLEANPEDLGLLNDIFRPMHSLKGASGFLGLNKINRLAHKAENILDDLRQGLRPVTSAVMDVILSATDALRTMVDNLEASGAEGDVEVQEIISRIEVLQHSKPEADTAAAAPAPQGNPAKEPAPAQPAPAQPAPAPKANGVRIQIATDPDFDDTPYALTTVGEGHLTDFLEEAQDIIEDLNRSLVTLEGGADDSGGLINDIFRYFHNLKGNSGIIGFKELNALTHEAETLLNRVRKGEMQPSQPLFDLLLAVVDLIEAMIAHVEPSTGEVTPMDSSGMVELLQRSYEEGVIPEIAMHGDVQEEQPAPQAAEPEPPQPPMAPAPQEMTTGADDEVLEAGGFDPEDVAIFENAVGQQIDNLNLALGELARDASQEKYVDGIYRALLTIQNSCGYMGLDEIRDYAAQTAGLVDQGRKSGDFGVLLDILGQEVGIISDRLLGAVDKLKSGMDAPEEILPVETPASRPAKPAPAPAAPAAKAAPPAAASPVSRPSAPAPAPPASPAPAAPVPAMSAKSANASAKQKTASTIRVDHQKLDHLMNLIGELIINRNRYALLARALEEGQEEVHVVAQQLTETTYAMARISDDLQDTIMNVRMVPVQTVFSRFPRLVRDLSRKSGKQIELITEGEETELDKSVVEEIGDPLVHLVRNAVDHGLESEEDRVAAGKSPTGHVWLRAYHKGNSVAIEVEDDGRGIDPEKMRNVAVKKGVLTVEEAANLDDREAIDLIFHPGFSSAEKVTDISGRGVGMDVVKTNIKNLKGSVHTQSEVGKGTKLTLTLPLTLAIIDALMVEVAGDIFAIPLDAVSETTKIKAEKLSDVNSRKAVTLRGEVLGIVELSELLDLPTNTESRTILPIVIVHDNDRRVGLVVDRLLERQEIVIKPLGQYLSDFDLDGISGATIMGDGSVVLILDPHEIYALATSLGRPQARGLDRPKAPALGAARGAAAQALEAGR, from the coding sequence ATGAGCCAGGAATACATGGATCCGGAACTTCTTTCCGATTTCTTCAATGAGGCCAAGGAGCATCTCGAAACCATCGAGCCCAACCTCTTGCAGCTTGAGGCCAATCCCGAGGATCTCGGGCTGCTCAACGACATCTTTCGGCCCATGCATTCGCTCAAGGGCGCTTCCGGCTTTCTGGGGCTGAACAAGATCAACCGGCTGGCGCACAAGGCGGAGAACATTCTCGACGACCTGCGCCAGGGACTGCGACCGGTCACCTCCGCAGTCATGGATGTCATTCTCTCCGCCACGGACGCCCTGCGGACCATGGTGGATAATCTCGAAGCCTCGGGCGCGGAGGGCGATGTCGAAGTGCAGGAGATCATCAGTCGCATCGAAGTGTTGCAGCACAGCAAGCCCGAAGCGGACACCGCTGCCGCCGCTCCGGCCCCGCAGGGGAATCCGGCGAAAGAGCCCGCGCCTGCCCAGCCCGCACCCGCCCAGCCCGCGCCTGCCCCCAAGGCTAACGGCGTGCGTATCCAGATCGCAACGGACCCCGACTTCGACGACACCCCCTATGCCCTGACCACGGTGGGCGAGGGACACCTCACCGACTTCCTTGAGGAAGCCCAGGACATCATCGAAGACCTCAATCGCTCTCTGGTGACGCTGGAGGGCGGCGCGGATGATTCCGGCGGGCTCATCAACGACATTTTCCGCTATTTCCACAATCTCAAGGGCAACAGCGGCATTATCGGGTTCAAGGAGCTCAACGCCCTGACGCACGAGGCCGAAACCTTGCTCAATCGCGTGCGCAAGGGGGAAATGCAGCCCTCGCAGCCGCTTTTCGACCTGCTGCTCGCGGTCGTCGACCTCATCGAAGCCATGATCGCCCATGTGGAGCCTTCCACCGGCGAGGTCACGCCCATGGACAGCTCCGGCATGGTCGAGCTGCTCCAGCGCTCCTATGAAGAAGGGGTGATCCCGGAAATCGCCATGCACGGCGACGTCCAGGAAGAGCAGCCCGCGCCGCAGGCTGCCGAACCGGAACCGCCGCAGCCTCCCATGGCTCCCGCGCCGCAGGAAATGACTACGGGCGCGGACGACGAGGTGCTGGAGGCGGGCGGGTTCGATCCTGAGGACGTGGCCATTTTCGAGAACGCCGTGGGGCAGCAGATCGACAATCTCAATCTCGCCCTCGGCGAGCTGGCGCGCGACGCAAGCCAGGAAAAATACGTCGACGGCATCTACCGGGCCTTGCTGACCATCCAGAATTCCTGCGGTTACATGGGCCTGGACGAGATCCGCGACTACGCCGCCCAGACCGCGGGCCTGGTGGACCAGGGCCGCAAGAGCGGCGATTTCGGCGTCCTGCTCGACATCCTCGGCCAGGAGGTCGGCATCATCAGCGACCGTCTGCTGGGCGCGGTGGACAAGCTCAAGAGCGGCATGGACGCTCCCGAGGAGATTCTTCCGGTCGAGACGCCCGCGTCCCGGCCTGCCAAGCCTGCCCCGGCTCCGGCCGCTCCGGCTGCCAAGGCGGCTCCCCCGGCGGCTGCCTCTCCGGTTTCCCGCCCCTCGGCCCCTGCGCCGGCTCCCCCGGCTTCCCCCGCTCCGGCGGCTCCGGTTCCGGCCATGAGCGCGAAGTCCGCGAACGCTTCGGCAAAGCAGAAGACCGCCAGCACCATTCGTGTGGACCACCAGAAGCTGGACCATCTGATGAACCTCATCGGCGAGCTGATCATCAACCGCAACCGCTACGCGCTGCTTGCACGCGCCCTGGAGGAGGGGCAGGAGGAAGTGCATGTGGTGGCGCAGCAGCTCACCGAGACCACCTATGCCATGGCGCGCATTTCCGACGATCTTCAGGACACGATCATGAACGTGCGCATGGTGCCCGTGCAGACCGTGTTTTCGCGCTTCCCGCGCCTTGTGCGCGACCTCTCCCGCAAGAGCGGAAAGCAGATCGAGCTGATTACCGAAGGCGAGGAGACGGAGCTGGACAAGAGCGTGGTCGAGGAGATCGGCGATCCCCTGGTCCACCTCGTGCGCAACGCCGTGGACCACGGCCTGGAAAGCGAAGAGGACCGGGTGGCCGCAGGGAAAAGTCCCACGGGCCACGTCTGGCTGCGGGCCTACCACAAGGGCAATTCCGTGGCCATCGAGGTCGAGGACGACGGGCGCGGAATCGATCCCGAGAAGATGCGCAACGTGGCCGTGAAAAAGGGCGTGCTTACCGTGGAGGAGGCCGCCAATCTCGACGACCGCGAGGCCATTGACCTGATCTTCCACCCCGGATTTTCCTCCGCCGAGAAGGTCACGGACATTTCCGGGCGCGGCGTGGGCATGGACGTGGTCAAGACCAACATCAAGAATCTCAAGGGCAGCGTGCACACGCAGTCCGAGGTTGGCAAGGGCACCAAGCTGACCCTGACCCTGCCGCTGACCCTGGCGATCATCGACGCGCTCATGGTCGAGGTGGCCGGAGACATCTTCGCCATTCCGCTGGACGCGGTGTCCGAGACGACGAAGATCAAGGCGGAGAAGCTGTCCGACGTGAACAGCCGCAAGGCCGTGACGCTGCGCGGCGAAGTCCTCGGCATCGTGGAGCTTTCCGAACTCCTCGACCTGCCCACGAACACCGAGTCCCGTACGATCCTGCCCATCGTCATCGTGCACGACAACGACCGCCGGGTGGGGCTTGTGGTCGATCGTCTCCTGGAGCGGCAGGAAATCGTCATCAAGCCGCTCGGCCAGTATCTCAGCGATTTCGACCTGGACGGCATCTCCGGGGCCACGATCATGGGGGACGGCTCCGTCGTCCTGATTCTGGATCCGCACGAGATATACGCCCTGGCGACCTCTCTTGGCCGGCCCCAGGCGCGCGGACTGGACAGGCCCAAGGCTCCCGCCCTGGGCGCGGCCAGGGGCGCCGCGGCCCAGGCCCTGGAGGCCGGACGCTGA